The following proteins come from a genomic window of Mycolicibacterium rufum:
- a CDS encoding ATP-dependent DNA ligase encodes MRLPVMPPVSPMLAKSVTEIPADAWYEPKWDGFRSILFRDGDEVELGSRNERPMTRYFPEIADAARTELPPRCVLDGEIVIAGGAGLDFEALQLRLHPAASRVKMLAEQTPAAFIAFDLLALDDEDLTARPFAERRAALVAALAGCGPTFHVTPATTDLPTARRWFDEFEGAGLDGVIAKPPALTYQPDKRVMFKIKHQRTADCVVAGYRLHKSGPDAIGSLLLGLYADDGSLASVGVIGAFPMARRRALFTELQPLVTTFEEHPWNWAAYVDPDVVRRYGGGSRWNAGKDLSFVPLRPERVVEVRYDNMEGTRFRHTAQFNRWRPDRDPRSCTYDQLDRPITFRLTDIVPGLGSA; translated from the coding sequence ATGAGACTTCCCGTGATGCCGCCGGTGTCGCCGATGTTGGCGAAGTCGGTGACCGAGATCCCTGCGGACGCCTGGTACGAGCCGAAGTGGGACGGGTTCCGGTCGATCCTGTTCCGCGACGGCGACGAGGTGGAACTCGGCAGCCGCAACGAGCGGCCGATGACGCGGTACTTCCCGGAGATCGCCGACGCCGCACGGACCGAGCTGCCGCCGCGCTGCGTGCTCGACGGCGAGATCGTCATCGCCGGCGGCGCGGGGTTGGACTTCGAGGCGCTGCAACTGCGGCTGCACCCGGCCGCGTCGCGGGTGAAGATGCTCGCCGAGCAGACGCCGGCGGCGTTCATCGCGTTCGACCTGTTGGCGCTGGACGACGAGGACCTGACGGCGCGTCCGTTCGCCGAGCGGCGGGCCGCGCTCGTCGCGGCTCTTGCCGGATGTGGGCCGACGTTCCATGTCACCCCGGCGACCACCGACCTGCCCACCGCCCGCCGCTGGTTCGACGAGTTCGAGGGAGCGGGGCTGGACGGCGTCATCGCCAAACCGCCGGCGCTGACCTACCAGCCCGACAAACGCGTGATGTTCAAGATCAAGCATCAACGCACCGCGGACTGCGTCGTCGCCGGCTACCGGCTGCACAAGTCCGGCCCGGACGCGATCGGGTCGCTGCTGCTCGGCCTCTACGCCGACGACGGATCGCTGGCCTCGGTCGGCGTGATCGGCGCCTTCCCGATGGCGCGCCGGCGCGCCCTGTTCACCGAGTTGCAGCCGCTGGTGACGACCTTCGAGGAGCACCCGTGGAACTGGGCGGCTTACGTCGACCCGGACGTGGTGCGCCGCTACGGCGGCGGGTCGCGGTGGAACGCCGGCAAAGACCTGTCGTTCGTGCCGCTGCGGCCCGAGCGCGTCGTCGAGGTGCGCTACGACAACATGGAGGGAACACGCTTCCGCCACACCGCGCAGTTCAATCGGTGGCGGCCAGACCGGGATCCGCGCTCATGCACCTATGACCAGCTCGACCGGCCCATCACTTTCCGTCTCACCGACATCGTTCCCGGTTTAGGGTCTGCGTGA
- a CDS encoding amino acid permease encodes MTAIDPAISSEEDASTLEELGYTQELHRGIGGYAAFASGFSFVSILTTVFAFFPLGFALGGPAFFFTWPIVFVCQFCVCLVFAELSGKFPVAGAIYQWSRRLAGNAVGWFAGWFMLVGYIVSIAALAIAMQTVLPPIWSGFQLVGEDMDPLSVDGATNGIILGAVTIVLCTIISAAGVRFMARITVTGVTLEIIGVVLIIGAMFLTAERNPAQAVLDTGGHGTGVSYLPAFLASMLMAAYVMYGFDSAAELSEETRNPRKTAPKAIVNALLVSFLGGGLMILAALMSAPELGDDLAHGGMAWVIESQLDTWLGKTLLGLVAVAIFSATLAIQASASRVMFSMARDNRLPFGTFLARVNKRTGTPVITGIAVSTLAIAVLLVNLGQSSVFAAIASVSVVIVYLAYLMVTVPALVHRLRGTSLSYGRPIMDLGRWGIPVNLIAVVMGGLLVVNIGWPRQEVYNPAGDSLFLQYFAVIFVVLTLVVGYVAYRVVRDRDGAPEPVDALVGRKG; translated from the coding sequence ATGACCGCCATCGACCCCGCCATCTCCTCTGAGGAGGACGCCTCCACGCTGGAGGAACTCGGCTACACCCAGGAGTTGCACCGCGGCATCGGCGGCTATGCGGCGTTCGCGTCGGGCTTCTCGTTCGTGTCGATCCTGACCACGGTGTTCGCGTTCTTTCCGCTGGGCTTCGCGCTCGGCGGACCCGCGTTCTTCTTCACCTGGCCGATCGTGTTCGTCTGCCAGTTCTGCGTCTGCCTGGTGTTCGCCGAGCTGTCGGGCAAGTTCCCGGTGGCCGGTGCCATCTACCAGTGGTCGCGGCGGCTGGCGGGCAACGCGGTCGGCTGGTTCGCCGGGTGGTTCATGCTGGTCGGCTACATCGTGTCGATCGCCGCGCTGGCGATCGCGATGCAGACGGTGCTGCCCCCGATCTGGTCGGGCTTCCAGCTCGTCGGCGAGGACATGGACCCGCTGTCGGTCGACGGCGCCACCAACGGCATCATCCTCGGCGCCGTCACGATCGTGCTGTGCACGATCATCAGCGCCGCAGGGGTGCGGTTCATGGCGCGGATCACCGTCACCGGGGTGACGCTGGAGATCATCGGCGTCGTGCTGATCATCGGCGCGATGTTCCTGACCGCCGAACGCAACCCGGCCCAGGCGGTGCTCGACACCGGCGGTCACGGGACCGGGGTGAGCTATCTGCCCGCCTTCCTGGCCTCGATGCTGATGGCCGCCTACGTGATGTACGGATTCGACAGCGCCGCCGAGCTCAGCGAGGAGACTCGCAACCCGCGCAAGACCGCGCCGAAGGCGATCGTCAACGCGCTGCTGGTGTCCTTCTTGGGCGGCGGACTGATGATCCTGGCGGCGCTGATGTCGGCGCCCGAACTCGGCGACGACCTGGCCCACGGCGGCATGGCGTGGGTGATCGAGAGCCAACTCGACACCTGGCTGGGCAAGACGCTGCTCGGGCTCGTCGCGGTGGCGATCTTCTCGGCCACGCTGGCCATCCAGGCGTCTGCCTCTCGGGTGATGTTCTCGATGGCCCGCGACAACCGTCTGCCCTTCGGGACGTTCCTGGCGCGGGTCAACAAGCGCACCGGCACGCCCGTCATCACCGGCATCGCGGTCAGCACGCTGGCCATCGCGGTGCTGCTGGTCAACCTCGGGCAGTCGAGTGTGTTCGCCGCGATCGCGTCGGTGTCGGTGGTCATCGTGTACCTGGCCTACCTGATGGTGACCGTACCGGCGCTGGTGCACCGGCTGCGGGGAACCAGCCTGTCCTACGGCAGACCGATCATGGACCTGGGCCGGTGGGGCATCCCGGTCAACCTGATCGCCGTCGTGATGGGCGGGCTGCTGGTGGTCAACATCGGCTGGCCGCGGCAGGAGGTCTACAACCCGGCAGGGGACTCGCTGTTCCTGCAGTACTTCGCGGTCATCTTCGTGGTGCTGACGCTCGTCGTCGGCTATGTGGCCTACCGCGTGGTCCGAGACCGTGACGGCGCGCCGGAGCCCGTCGACGCGCTGGTCGGCAGAAAGGGCTGA
- a CDS encoding putative nucleotidyltransferase substrate binding domain-containing protein, with protein sequence MSLVLPSGRDLAESVAVLDAATDEDELRAGIEQAAAIVTREARTHAPALAAAWSTVLRHGVTAGLRLAGPADWTWFVSGSSARGEAVPGSDVETMVVLGDGVDDDGKAALLTRAAQVHAALERCGIPGDANGVLAGRARFCRRLRSWTEGIDRWAAEPAQDRGVVMTGLMTDARGLPGPCAADFLRAHAVSAAARHYPVRQAMVQDATAVRATVPSRLRLFVSGSDAVDVKRAVLDPVVKIARWAALSAGSDALSTPERLAAGEAAGVLDADDAATLRDCHLWMMRFRWRTHVSAFVAGRAAGDVVALGELSPQDRAALRSVAREVSGVMRKLAYLSSISAFAQQ encoded by the coding sequence ATGTCGTTGGTGCTGCCGTCCGGGCGCGATCTCGCGGAGTCCGTCGCGGTGCTCGACGCCGCCACCGACGAGGACGAGCTGCGCGCCGGGATCGAGCAGGCGGCCGCGATCGTCACCCGGGAGGCCCGCACGCACGCGCCGGCGCTGGCCGCGGCGTGGTCGACGGTGCTCCGGCACGGAGTGACGGCCGGGCTGCGGCTGGCGGGGCCCGCGGACTGGACGTGGTTCGTCTCGGGCAGCTCGGCCCGGGGCGAGGCGGTGCCCGGATCCGACGTCGAGACGATGGTCGTGCTCGGCGACGGTGTCGACGACGACGGGAAGGCCGCGCTGCTCACCCGGGCCGCGCAGGTGCACGCCGCGCTCGAGCGGTGCGGCATCCCCGGCGACGCCAACGGTGTGCTGGCCGGCCGCGCCCGGTTCTGCCGCCGACTGCGCAGCTGGACCGAAGGCATCGACCGGTGGGCCGCCGAGCCTGCGCAGGATCGCGGTGTCGTGATGACCGGACTGATGACCGACGCCCGTGGCCTGCCGGGGCCCTGCGCCGCCGACTTCCTGCGCGCGCACGCGGTGTCGGCGGCGGCGCGGCACTACCCGGTGCGGCAGGCGATGGTGCAGGACGCCACCGCGGTGCGGGCCACGGTGCCGTCGCGGCTGCGACTGTTCGTCAGCGGCAGCGACGCCGTCGACGTCAAACGCGCCGTCCTCGACCCGGTGGTGAAGATCGCCCGGTGGGCGGCCCTGTCGGCCGGCTCGGACGCACTGTCCACGCCCGAGCGGCTGGCGGCCGGCGAGGCCGCCGGGGTGCTGGACGCCGACGATGCCGCGACGCTGCGGGACTGCCACCTGTGGATGATGCGGTTCCGTTGGCGTACACATGTTTCCGCGTTCGTCGCCGGGCGGGCGGCCGGGGACGTGGTCGCCTTGGGTGAGTTGTCCCCGCAGGACCGCGCCGCGCTGCGCAGCGTCGCGCGTGAGGTGTCCGGCGTGATGCGCAAATTGGCCTACCTGTCCTCGATCTCGGCGTTCGCGCAGCAGTAG
- a CDS encoding Fic family protein, with amino-acid sequence MSGDPASHAVATTVAVHRIEGWRPTDDHVDALGAVARGDLPFADFLATHRARHPPPAVHRRRIRWRRPAPYLIPGTTLLRNEFGVTTAEALADLEFVASAGRMVGWLGTPATGELDVRAMHRHLFADVYGWAGRYRVVELRRGRQAFGSVSSLEDRMAAVHRAAHELADGGHLDAPRLAYELARWYAEYNQIHPFREGNGRTGALMLLSLAARCGRRLDLTAITREQWYAAAIDSMPLRRDGRVSHRPFLYLLNRAVR; translated from the coding sequence GTGTCCGGCGATCCCGCATCCCACGCGGTGGCGACGACGGTCGCGGTGCACCGCATCGAGGGGTGGCGCCCCACCGACGACCACGTCGACGCCCTGGGGGCCGTCGCCCGCGGCGACCTGCCGTTCGCCGACTTCCTCGCCACCCATCGCGCTCGTCACCCGCCGCCCGCGGTGCACCGCCGCAGGATCCGGTGGCGCCGTCCCGCGCCGTATCTGATCCCCGGAACGACATTGCTGCGCAACGAGTTCGGCGTGACGACGGCCGAGGCGCTGGCCGACCTCGAGTTCGTGGCGTCGGCGGGCCGGATGGTCGGCTGGCTCGGCACGCCGGCGACCGGGGAACTCGACGTCCGCGCCATGCACCGGCACCTGTTCGCCGATGTGTACGGGTGGGCGGGCCGGTACCGCGTCGTCGAACTGCGCCGCGGCCGGCAGGCTTTCGGCTCGGTGTCGTCGCTGGAGGACAGGATGGCCGCGGTGCACCGCGCCGCACACGAGCTGGCCGACGGTGGCCACCTCGACGCCCCGCGGCTGGCCTACGAACTGGCCCGCTGGTATGCCGAGTACAACCAGATCCACCCGTTCCGCGAGGGGAACGGACGCACCGGTGCGCTGATGCTGCTGTCCCTGGCAGCCCGCTGCGGCCGACGACTCGACCTGACCGCGATCACCCGGGAGCAGTGGTACGCCGCCGCGATCGACAGCATGCCGCTGCGCCGCGACGGCCGTGTGAGCCATCGGCCGTTCCTGTACCTGTTGAACCGCGCCGTGAGGTGA
- a CDS encoding acyltransferase family protein has translation MPTRLDRLVRATPAARERVVDAARALCIVVVSLWHWALSVTHRAADGALVMPNPVDTVPGSWLATWVLQVMPLFFVVGGYAHLAAWERAQAVGISAGRFVGERLRRLLWPTAAWAAVWIAGELVAAAMPGPHRWMWQWFPGYLVPLWFVGVYGVLICLVPLTATLHARAGATTLAVLVLLLGGGSVLARGLGITAAAWLTAAVVWVFCHQLGYWWRSSDLGGRPLAVRSAVALTGLATLVILTGWAGFPRSMVATAAAAESNLFPTNAAIAALAVFQLGLLAVVTPAARRLLRRPAVWKPVVALNAVAMTVFVWHMTAYLVVLWAYERSGHTLIAEPSAAWWAQRWLWVAAPFAVLVGLVAVFARVESAARRGRGG, from the coding sequence GTGCCGACGCGGCTCGATCGACTGGTCCGTGCGACGCCCGCCGCGCGGGAGCGGGTGGTCGATGCCGCCCGTGCCCTGTGCATCGTGGTGGTGTCGCTGTGGCACTGGGCGCTGTCGGTGACGCACCGTGCGGCCGACGGCGCCCTGGTGATGCCGAACCCGGTGGACACGGTCCCGGGCAGCTGGCTGGCCACGTGGGTGCTGCAGGTCATGCCGTTGTTCTTCGTGGTCGGCGGCTACGCCCACCTGGCGGCGTGGGAACGCGCGCAGGCCGTTGGGATCTCGGCCGGGCGATTCGTCGGGGAGCGGTTGCGCCGTCTGCTGTGGCCCACCGCGGCCTGGGCGGCGGTGTGGATCGCCGGTGAGCTGGTCGCGGCGGCGATGCCGGGCCCGCACCGGTGGATGTGGCAGTGGTTCCCCGGCTATCTCGTGCCGCTGTGGTTCGTCGGGGTGTACGGCGTGCTGATCTGCCTGGTGCCGCTCACCGCGACCCTGCATGCGCGCGCCGGTGCGACGACGCTGGCCGTCCTCGTCCTTCTCCTCGGCGGCGGCAGCGTGCTGGCGCGCGGCCTGGGGATCACCGCGGCCGCCTGGCTCACCGCCGCGGTGGTGTGGGTGTTCTGTCACCAACTCGGATACTGGTGGCGCAGCAGCGATCTCGGTGGCCGACCGCTGGCCGTCCGGTCGGCGGTGGCGCTGACGGGGCTGGCGACGCTGGTCATCCTGACGGGGTGGGCCGGCTTCCCGCGTTCGATGGTGGCCACCGCGGCCGCTGCCGAGTCGAACCTCTTCCCGACCAACGCGGCGATCGCGGCGCTGGCGGTGTTCCAGCTCGGACTGCTCGCTGTCGTCACGCCGGCCGCCCGACGACTGCTGCGGCGGCCCGCCGTGTGGAAGCCGGTGGTGGCGCTCAACGCGGTCGCGATGACCGTGTTCGTCTGGCACATGACCGCCTACCTGGTGGTGCTGTGGGCCTACGAGCGGTCGGGCCACACGCTGATCGCGGAACCCTCCGCGGCCTGGTGGGCGCAGCGCTGGCTGTGGGTGGCGGCCCCGTTCGCCGTGCTGGTGGGCCTGGTCGCGGTGTTCGCGCGGGTGGAGTCCGCCGCCCGTCGAGGCCGGGGAGGGTGA
- a CDS encoding ATP-dependent DNA ligase, translated as MNTMDLPVLPPLEPMLAKAQAAVPGDAGVWSYEPKWDGFRALVFRDGDDVVLLSRSGKDLARYFPEVLDAVRDELAPRCVLDGEIVVPREIGGRVRLDWESLSQRIHPAESRIRMLSEQTPAHFIGFDALALGDSSLLREPFRTRRVALSEAVTEKQWCHVTRTTEDADLATRWLQEFEGAGLDGVIAKRLDGAYLPGKRDMVKVKHARDADCVAIGYRIHKSGEGIGSILLGLHRDDGELQMVGGAASFTAKARLSLLADLEPLRLGDDVRDGEPSRWNSAADKRWIPVRPERVCEVAYDQMEGDRFRHAVKFLRWRPDRDPASCTFDQLDVPITYDLYDVLESS; from the coding sequence ATGAACACCATGGACCTTCCCGTACTGCCGCCGTTGGAGCCGATGCTGGCCAAGGCGCAGGCTGCGGTGCCCGGCGATGCCGGGGTGTGGTCGTATGAGCCGAAGTGGGACGGGTTCCGGGCGTTGGTGTTCCGCGACGGCGACGACGTGGTGCTGCTGTCGCGCAGCGGCAAGGACCTGGCGCGCTACTTCCCCGAGGTCCTCGATGCCGTACGCGACGAACTGGCGCCGCGGTGCGTGCTCGACGGCGAGATCGTGGTGCCCCGCGAGATCGGCGGGCGGGTCCGGCTGGACTGGGAGTCGCTGAGTCAGCGCATCCATCCCGCCGAGTCGCGGATCCGGATGCTGTCGGAGCAGACGCCCGCGCACTTCATCGGGTTCGACGCGCTGGCGCTGGGAGACAGCTCGCTGCTGAGGGAGCCGTTCCGCACCCGCCGGGTCGCCCTGTCCGAGGCCGTCACCGAGAAGCAGTGGTGCCACGTCACCCGCACCACCGAGGACGCCGACCTGGCCACCCGGTGGCTGCAGGAGTTCGAGGGCGCCGGGCTCGACGGCGTGATCGCCAAGCGGCTCGACGGCGCCTACCTGCCGGGCAAGCGGGACATGGTGAAGGTCAAGCACGCGCGCGACGCCGACTGCGTGGCGATCGGCTATCGGATCCACAAGAGCGGGGAGGGAATCGGTTCGATCCTGCTCGGCCTGCACCGCGACGACGGTGAGCTGCAGATGGTGGGCGGGGCGGCGTCCTTCACCGCGAAGGCGCGGCTGAGCCTGCTCGCCGACCTGGAACCGCTGCGTCTCGGCGACGATGTGCGCGACGGCGAACCGAGCCGGTGGAACTCGGCGGCCGACAAGCGCTGGATCCCGGTGCGTCCCGAGCGGGTGTGCGAGGTCGCCTACGACCAGATGGAGGGCGACCGGTTCCGCCACGCGGTGAAGTTCCTGCGGTGGCGTCCCGACCGCGACCCGGCCAGCTGCACCTTCGACCAACTCGACGTGCCGATTACCTACGACCTCTACGACGTCCTGGAGAGTTCCTGA
- the ligD gene encoding non-homologous end-joining DNA ligase: MATPATEIDVDGVKVRLTNPDKPYFPKLGKDGTKGKLVEYYLSVADAMVTLLRDRPVHLQRFPDGITGEEIYQKRVPQKHPDYLETCTVTFPSGRTADALKITHPSAIAWAAQMGTVTLHPWQVRCPDTEHPDELRIDLDPQPGTGFAEARTVAVDVLKPLLDELGLAGYPKTSGGRGVHVFLRIATDWDFIAVRRAGIALAREVERRAPEAVTTSWWKEERGERLFIDYNQNARDRTFASPYSARRTDIATVSTPLTWDELRTADPDDYTIRTVPDFVAGRPDPWAGIDDTAQSIDGLLAMVAADEERGLGDLPYPPSYPKMPGEPPRVQPSKKVAAHWDDEGNRV, translated from the coding sequence ATGGCAACGCCCGCAACAGAAATCGACGTCGACGGGGTGAAGGTCCGGTTGACCAACCCGGACAAGCCGTACTTTCCGAAGCTCGGCAAGGACGGGACCAAGGGCAAGCTGGTCGAGTACTACCTGTCGGTGGCCGACGCGATGGTCACGCTGCTGCGGGACCGGCCCGTGCACCTGCAGCGCTTCCCCGACGGCATCACCGGCGAGGAGATCTACCAGAAGCGGGTACCGCAGAAGCATCCCGACTACCTCGAGACGTGCACGGTGACGTTCCCGTCCGGACGCACCGCCGACGCGCTGAAGATCACCCATCCCTCGGCGATCGCGTGGGCCGCGCAGATGGGCACCGTCACGCTGCATCCGTGGCAGGTGCGCTGCCCCGACACCGAGCACCCCGACGAACTGCGCATCGACCTCGACCCGCAGCCGGGCACCGGCTTCGCCGAGGCGCGCACGGTCGCGGTCGACGTGCTCAAGCCGCTGCTCGACGAACTCGGCCTGGCGGGCTACCCGAAGACCTCCGGCGGGCGCGGGGTGCACGTGTTCCTGCGGATCGCCACCGACTGGGACTTCATCGCGGTGCGGCGGGCCGGGATCGCGTTGGCCCGCGAGGTGGAGCGGCGCGCGCCGGAGGCGGTGACGACGTCGTGGTGGAAGGAGGAGCGCGGCGAGCGGTTGTTCATCGACTACAACCAGAACGCGCGGGACCGCACGTTCGCCTCGCCCTACTCGGCCCGCCGGACCGACATCGCCACGGTGTCGACACCGCTGACATGGGACGAACTGCGCACCGCCGACCCCGACGACTACACGATCCGCACGGTCCCCGACTTCGTCGCCGGCCGGCCCGATCCGTGGGCCGGCATCGACGACACGGCCCAGTCGATCGACGGCCTGCTGGCGATGGTCGCCGCCGACGAGGAACGCGGTCTCGGCGACCTGCCGTATCCGCCGAGCTACCCGAAGATGCCGGGCGAACCGCCACGCGTGCAGCCCAGCAAGAAGGTCGCCGCGCACTGGGACGACGAGGGCAATCGCGTCTGA
- a CDS encoding TetR/AcrR family transcriptional regulator: MASVETPAGSSVDTRRRLLDVAETLISRHGFAGTSLQMIADELGFTKAAIYYHFRTRDQLLVAVMDPILDQVRRVVEIAEAQRTPRTQMNAMVEGFAAVVAKNRSLAAVMVFDPGVHRVLQSQPDWGDLIGRQLGLLIQLDDGDTGIVTATALMTGLAGAASGAPLEMDETTLIAQLSDIGRRIMGLRQPARQSESDAPRKPKAASGRWKDFLADG; encoded by the coding sequence GTGGCTTCCGTCGAAACCCCTGCCGGTTCTTCCGTGGACACCCGTCGCCGGCTGCTCGACGTCGCGGAGACGCTGATCAGTCGACACGGCTTCGCGGGGACATCGCTGCAGATGATCGCCGACGAGTTGGGGTTCACCAAAGCGGCGATCTACTACCACTTCCGCACCCGGGACCAACTCCTGGTCGCGGTGATGGACCCGATATTGGACCAGGTTCGGCGGGTCGTCGAGATCGCGGAAGCCCAGCGCACGCCCCGCACCCAGATGAACGCGATGGTCGAGGGTTTCGCGGCCGTGGTCGCGAAGAACCGGTCCCTGGCGGCGGTCATGGTGTTCGATCCCGGCGTGCATCGTGTGCTGCAGTCGCAACCCGACTGGGGTGACCTGATCGGCCGTCAACTCGGGTTGCTCATCCAACTCGACGACGGTGACACCGGGATCGTCACGGCAACGGCTCTGATGACCGGCTTGGCCGGCGCCGCCTCCGGCGCACCGCTGGAGATGGATGAAACCACGCTGATCGCGCAGCTGTCCGACATCGGCCGCCGGATCATGGGACTGCGGCAGCCCGCGCGTCAGAGCGAGTCCGACGCTCCACGAAAGCCGAAGGCCGCATCGGGGCGTTGGAAGGACTTCCTCGCCGACGGGTGA
- a CDS encoding Ig-like domain-containing protein produces MSTQESQLNAYGRYVGRVGALAAALGIGVFAVTTPGVAAADSTTSTSSSTSESRDASTTGDATSKSSESDQSEADDTGSEADGADAASTEDAASPDTAQDDTDDAAEPGSDVTEPDVNEPDITEPVVPESDSPEVDASPSTPPRTPERAGTGWRLFRAVERDTPSAPSIPSTPSSPTPAADDHVATAAEQSAPAAAPSAARTTATATADNDTAEAPSVTATVVSATAVAPTLGVIGFLNNVVTKLLDPFLAAPPNTPGPVTPIVWTVLGWVRRNLFNQAPVITYNPATTSQTGQTVSGSLGATDAEGDPLTYTVTRGPEHGTLTIDQATGHFTYTPDDIDYAAAQTDSFTISVADGKINLLTLFRPHRASKTIDLTVQNPEVTRTILNLPADVTSPQNPRFAADGDSILFHAAPAAGGRRELYQVDIDGTHLRCLTCGISPEVTADLGKMVPFEDGTGRILVEAGSNKWRVCCTNR; encoded by the coding sequence ATGAGCACACAGGAATCGCAGCTCAACGCCTATGGCCGCTATGTCGGCCGGGTCGGTGCGCTGGCGGCGGCCCTCGGGATCGGCGTGTTCGCCGTGACAACGCCCGGCGTCGCGGCAGCCGATTCGACGACGTCCACGTCGTCGTCGACGTCGGAATCGCGAGATGCCTCCACGACGGGCGATGCGACCTCGAAGAGCAGCGAGTCCGATCAGAGCGAAGCCGACGACACCGGGTCGGAGGCGGACGGCGCCGACGCGGCATCGACGGAGGACGCGGCGTCCCCGGACACGGCACAGGACGACACCGACGATGCCGCCGAGCCGGGGTCCGACGTCACCGAACCTGACGTCAACGAACCCGATATCACCGAACCCGTTGTGCCCGAATCGGACTCGCCCGAGGTCGACGCGTCCCCGTCAACACCGCCCCGAACCCCCGAGCGCGCGGGCACCGGATGGCGCCTCTTCCGGGCCGTCGAGCGCGACACCCCGTCGGCGCCGAGCATCCCGTCGACACCCTCGTCCCCGACGCCGGCCGCCGACGATCACGTGGCCACGGCCGCCGAGCAGTCGGCGCCCGCCGCCGCGCCGAGCGCCGCACGGACCACCGCCACCGCCACCGCGGACAACGACACCGCCGAAGCTCCGTCGGTCACCGCGACCGTCGTGAGCGCCACCGCCGTTGCCCCGACGTTGGGTGTCATCGGCTTCCTGAACAACGTCGTCACCAAGCTGCTCGACCCGTTCCTCGCGGCGCCTCCGAACACGCCGGGCCCGGTGACCCCGATCGTGTGGACCGTGCTGGGCTGGGTGCGCCGCAACCTCTTCAACCAGGCACCGGTCATCACCTACAACCCGGCCACCACGTCACAGACCGGGCAGACGGTGTCCGGGTCACTGGGTGCCACCGACGCCGAGGGCGACCCGCTCACCTACACCGTCACCCGTGGTCCGGAGCACGGCACCCTGACCATCGACCAGGCCACCGGGCACTTCACCTACACCCCGGACGACATCGATTACGCTGCCGCGCAGACCGATTCGTTCACCATCTCGGTGGCCGACGGCAAGATCAACCTGCTGACGCTGTTCCGGCCGCACCGCGCAAGCAAGACCATCGACCTCACGGTGCAGAATCCCGAAGTCACTCGAACCATCCTGAATCTGCCCGCCGACGTCACGAGCCCACAGAATCCTCGATTCGCCGCCGACGGAGACTCGATTCTGTTCCATGCCGCGCCCGCGGCAGGTGGTCGCAGGGAGCTCTACCAGGTCGACATCGACGGCACGCATCTTCGGTGCCTCACGTGCGGCATCTCACCCGAGGTGACCGCTGACCTCGGCAAGATGGTGCCCTTCGAGGATGGCACGGGGCGAATTCTGGTAGAAGCCGGAAGCAACAAATGGAGGGTCTGCTGCACGAATAGGTGA